The nucleotide sequence CGAATGTCACATCCTGGATCATGCTGCCCCCGCCTTGCCACGGCGGTGTCGTGTCCAGCACTTCCGATTTGCCGAAAACCACGCCAATCCCGGTGGGCGCGAACATCTTGTGACCTGACAAAACGTAGAAATCGCAATTCAGCGCCTGCACGTCCACCGGCATATGCGAAACCGCCTGCGCGCCATCCACCAGCACCTTTGCCCCATGCCGGTGCGCGGAGTCGATCATCGCCTTGACCGGCGTAATCGTCCCCAGGGCGTTCGAGACCTGGGCAACCGAGACGAGCCGCGTCTTCGGCCCCAGCAGCTTTTCGTATTCCTCCAGAATCACCTGCCCGCTGTCATCCACCGGAGCCACGCGCAGGCGCGCGCCTTTCTCCGAACACAGCATCTGCCAGGGCACGATGTTGGCGTGGTGTTCCAGCCAGGTGATCACAATTTCGTCGTCCTTCTGGACGTAGCGCCTGCCCCAGCTCTGCGCCACCAGATTGATCCCTTCGGTCGTGCCCCGCACAAAGATGATTTCTCGAACTGCGGAAGCATTGAGGAAGCGCCGGATCTTTTCGCGGGCCGACTCATAGGCGTCGGTAGCGCGCGCGGCCAGCTCGTGGGCCGCCCGGTGCACGTTGGAATTCTCGTGCCGATAGAAAAAATTCAGGCGCTCGATCACGCTTTGCGGCTTCTGCGTGGTCGCGGCGTTATCCAGCCACACCAGCGGCCGCCCGTTCACACGTTCTTCAAGGATCGGAAAATCCCGCCGCAGGGCCGCGGCGTCGAACGACTGCGAAGAGAGGCTCACACCCGGAATTTGCGGTGCTTCCGCCGCCATTGGCTCAAGCACAGGCACAGTGTCCACTGATGCAAGCGGCCGAAGCTGATCGAGAAAACCGTAGGTCGCCGGGGCGCGCAGGTCTGGCGTATGCGTCACCGTGCCCGGTGCCTGCGGCGCCCAGCGGTCAGGGGCCCAATCCATTTCCTGCGGAGTTATTTTCTGTGCGAAAGCTCCGACATCAGCCTCCGACGGAGGCTCGCTCGCCGGAACCGGTCCCGGCATAGAGGGCGGGCTCGAAAACAGGGGCCGCGCTTCTTCCATGAAAGAAAACGTGGGATAAGCCGATGAGTCCACCGCACCCAGGGCGCCAGGAATCGTAGGTGACGGCGGCTGCGGAATTTCGGCCAGCTGCCCTTTCAGGATTTCGTCGTCCAGCGACCACGGAACCGCTCCGAAACCAGCTTCGCCGGGAAGGGAAGTCGGCCCTGATGCCGGCGTCTCTATCGTGCTTTGATTCTCAACCGGCGCTTCTGCGAACAACGGTCTCGCATCCTGTAAGAAGCCGAAAGCCGGCACACTCGCCAGATCAGGCGCGGGGTCGGGAGCAGGTCCTGCCAGAGGGGCCGCGCCTCCCGCAGACTGAGGAACCGGAGCGGGCATCGGTGGTACCGCGGCTGCGGCAGAACTCGACGAGCGGGCATCGGGCTGAACTTGGCCTGGAATCGGGCTACCGATTTGCCCTTCGGAAACAGGCTTTTGTGAGTATGTCGGAAGCGTTGTGCTGAAGGGTGATCTCGGCAGCCACTGCCCCCACGATCCTGAAGGAATGGCCGGCTCCACACCCGGCAAGGCCGTGAAAAATTCGCTGGCCATACGCGCCAGCTGAGCCGGATCGGGCAGACCAGCTAACGATTCTGCCTGTTTCCATTCACTGGGCCAGTTGACGTTTCCACTTGCGGCGGGCGCTCCCTTGTCGCCATTACTTGTATTCATGATAGTGTCCGACCTCGACATTATCGAGCAGCGCAATGGCGTCATCCGTAAGCACGGCCGCCGAGCAGTAGAGCGAGATCAGGTAGGAAGCGATCGACTTCGGACTGATTCCCATAAACCGCACCGAAAGACCCGGGCTCTGTTCGCCCTGCAATCCGGGTTGAAATAGCCCGATCACTCCTTGCTTTCTCTCGCCTACGCGCAGCAGCAGGATCTTGGTCTTTCCATCCCGGGCCCTGATATTCAACTTATCAGTCGGCACCAGGGGAACTCCGCGCCAGGTAAGAAATGGATTGCCGAAAAGAGTCACGGTCGGCGGAGGCACGCCACGGCGCGTGCATTCGCGTCCAAACGCTGCGATCGCTCGCGGATGCGCCAGGAAGAACGATGGCTCTTTCCACACTTTCGTCAGCAGCTCGTCCAGATCATCTGGCGTGGGCGCGCCCTTGCGGGTCGAAATCTTCTGCGCATCCGGAGTGTTGTTCAGGAAGCCGTAGTCCGCGTTATTGATCAGTTCGCTTTCCTGCTTCTCTTTCACGTTCTCGATCAGTAGGCGCAGTTGCTCGCGGACCTGGTCATACGGGGTGTTGTAAATATCAGAAATGCGCGTGTGAACGTTAAGCACCGCATTGATGCTGCTCAGCGTGTACTCGCGCGGCTTTTCCTGATAATCGACATAAGTCGTCGCCAGGGCTGACTCGTCAACATGCCCGCAAGTCACTTCGACGGCTTTGTCTTCGGCTACGCGGTTGAGCCGAAAGATTCCCGCCTCCAGCGGTTTCCAGTCCAGCAGCCGGACCAGCCAGCGGGGAGTAATGGCTCCATATTGCGGAGGGGTTTTGGTTACGTTGGCAAGTTGAAATGCGGCCTGTTCACCTAAAGATAGGCGAGTAGCGGTTTCAGGCACTATAGCGTCTCCTTTTAGGAATCGGATGCCCTGGATTGTAGTACAGGAGGTTGTGGGAAAGTAGAATCAAGAAATGATTCATCTGCCGGCTGGGAGCTCGACGGATGATTAGCAAGGGCATCGGGTCTTGTGCAGATAGCCTGTGGAAATCCCCCGAGCCCACGCCTGTTTAATACTTGCGGACCTTGCGATCCACGCGATCAGCCCAGGCATGAATCCCGCCGCTCAGATTGCGGACTCGCTTAAATCCTGCCTGGCGAAGGATCAGCACCGCTTTCGCGCCGCGCGGCCCCATCTTGCAGAGCACTACAATTTCGCGCCTGGCGTCGAGTTCATGCAGGCGCTTGGGCAGCTCGGGCAGCGGGATCAGGTGACCGCCGATGTTCGAGATCTCGTATTCGTACTCGTCGCGGACATCCAGCAGATATAGCTTCTCGCCGGCATCCAGACGGTGCTTGAGTTCTTCGGCTTCAATCTCGGGAACCATTTTGTTGGCCTCTTCTTTAGATTGTGTGTGCAGCCCTGGCGCTGCAACTTTCGTCCCAAAACAAATCCGCCGCTCGGATCATCTCCGGCGGCGGATTGAACTCTGGAAATTCTGAAATCTAGCTCATGAACCAGCCGCCGACGCCGAAGACGCACGCATGTGCATCGCGCGACAACAACAGGCGTTCAGGCAGCAAAGCTTCATAATTCCATGCAATCTATCCCCATTAGGGGAAGCTGTCAAACCGTCAGTTGAAGTAGTCAGATGGGCTATCTAGCCGTGCTGCCGAAACCTTTGGGGATCACGCCGCGCCCGCGCAGCGGGTGAAGCATCTCTGCATTTGATAGCAAGAAGGGGGTGCCCCACCCTTCTGCCCTCTTTTGGCGGAGGGTGGAACTTGAACCCGCCGGACTTCAGTTCGTCCCAATCACCGCCGCACTCTCGCCACAACCCGGCCCAACTTGTTGATTTTGAACCATTCACCACCCGTCACGGTGTGGTGTTCGCAATCCCCGTCGGAGTCCGCCCCCATGTTGTCTGGCTTTACGCATACTTCACGGCAACCTATGCAGACCTCGGCATGGCCCTTTTCGAATGGAGCGGCCCAGTCATACCTGGGCGCAACCACAATCCTCCCTTGCCGATCCGCGAATCCGTATTTTTCATTGATGACGGTGCGCACCAGTCCCTCAGAGAACTCATCAGCCCAATTGTCGATTATCGGAACGCCCTGTACGATCACCCGCCCCTTGCGGTCGACGTACATCCACCCGTGCCGGGGCTCGCCGCCGTTACGGAATACCTGCGCCAGGCCATGAGAATCGAATTCAAGCTCGCTGACATACTCCTGCGCAATGAACAGTTTTCCTTGGCCGTCTCGCAAAACGCACTTCGGAGAGTCGCTCTCACTCCCTCGGAACCAGCAGCTAGCATCGCTTTCTGGTGTCTGGATTTCGGCGCTTTGCGTATTGGCAGCCTTTGACTCAGGCTTCGCTGCTTGTCCCGAGCAGGGGGATTAGAAGCACAGGACGGCGGTCAAGGTAACTGCTATGAGGAATTCACGCACGAGATGAGCCGCTGCCTATTATGCGCTGCGATCGCTCCTCGGGTGAAGGAAGATAGGCATTCGCGAATCCCACCCTTCGCCAAACTGCGGGCGAAACGATGGGCCACCCGGTCAAAAGTGCCCTGGATTATGAGTGCAATGGGGATTTTTCGCCAACTGTAGCAGGAGCAGCCAGAAAAGCCTTCTAGCCAACCCTGAAATGAAGACGAGCAAAAAAATAACATCGTACCAGCCCGCTACCTACCAAGTGTGATGGCTAGACCGTTACCACTATCGAGGTATTTTTCCCTCCCCTGAGCGGGGCAGAAAACAACGCTTCTATATGGTGATGCAGCGTGCTCTCACACGAGGTGTGATGGATGCACGTGCAAGTGATCTGTTCCCTTCACCATTTCGGACACTTTCACGACAAGGAGATTTTGAAAATGACATCTACGCGCACCAAACCAAGCATCGTATTCTGCCACGGCCTATGGGCCGACGGCTCATGCTTCAGCAAACTGATCCCAACTCTCCAGAAAGAAGGATTTGAAGTGATCGCGTCTCAGCACGGGCTTGATTCACACGCCGGCGACGTCGACTGCGTGAAGAGAACTCTGGGGCGTGTCGGCAGCCCCGCGATCCTGGTCGGTCATTCCTACGGTGGTTCGGTCATCACCGCGGCCGGAGCTGATCCACGAGTTGCAGCGCTTGTGTACATCGCGGCGTTTGCCCCGGATGCCAACGAAACTTCACAAAGTCTGCAAGAGAAGTTTCCGGCAACCGATATTTTTTCCCATATCGAGGTTGCAGACGGGCGGGTTTGGCTGAAAAGTGATGGCGTCCCGTCCTTTGCAGGTGATCTTTCCGAGGAAGAGCAGAAGCTGATCTGGGCTACTCAGGGCGCGCCTGTAGCAGATTTGTTCCAACAAAAGGTGGAAGGTACTGCTTGGAGATCGAAGCCCAGCTGGTACATCGTAGCTACGAAGGACCGTACTATCCAGCCCGAGTTGGAGCGTTTCGTCGCGAAGCGTATGGGAGCAACAACCTTCGAGACCGATAGCAGCCACGTACCGATGTTGTCCCAGCCTGACTTCGTGTTAGATGTGATCCGAAAAGCCGCCACCGCGGTTCAAAAGAAAAAGGCAGCGTAGTGAAGGTTGCGAGCCTTTCCATTCTCGACAGACCGCCTCGCAGCGGTCTGTCTTGTCACAAAGGGACACACGGCCTTTCAAGTGATTAATATTGATAAGTCGGCTTGTCTGAATCGATCGCGGAAACTCCTAAATACCGGGCAAATCGGAACTAACTGTTGCTAACAGGCGTTTGCACAGGCTTGCGCTGTTTGTTCGCCGGGAACCGGGTCAGTGAGTGATATGACGATTTTGCAACAGTTTGCGGCGCGGTTTCCGATTCTCATTACCCTAGTGCGGTGACTCAACCAACGGTTCGGCGCAAACTTTGCTAGTACGCGGAACTTTTTAAAACGAAACCCGGTCTAAACAGACATGCACTGGTCCAGGATTCTTGTATTTATTGGGACATTCATCACTCCCACTCAATCGTCCCCGGCGGCTTCGAGGTCACGTCGTACACCACGCGGTTGATGCCCTTCACTTCATTCACCAGCCGCGTGGAAATGATCTTCAAGACCTCATACGGCAGGGGCACCCAGTCGGCAGTCATACCGTCCTCGGAGTGCACGGCGCGGATGGCGCAGGTGTAGGCGTAAGTTCGCAGGTCGCCCATCACCCCCACCGACATCACCGGCAGCAGCACCGCGAACGACTGCCAGATCTGCGAGTACAGTCCCGCGCGCTTGATCTCAGTGACCACGATGTCATCCGCCTCCTGCAGAATCGCGATCCGCTCCGGCGTGACTTCGCCCAGGATGCGCACCGCCAGCCCCGGCCCGGGAAACGGCTGCCGCTGCAGGATCTCCTCCGGCATGCCCAGGTCGCGCCCAATCCGCCGCACCTCATCCTTAAAGAGATCCTTTAAGGGTTCGATGAGCTTGAGTTGCATCTTCTCCGGCAGCCCCCCGACGTTATGGTGTGACTTGATGGTCTGCGACGGCCCCCGCACCGAGCGCGATTCGATAACGTCCGGATACAGCGTCCCCTGCACCAGCCACTCCACGTGGCCCTGCTCCTTTTCGATCTGCTGCGCTTGGTCATCGAAAACCTGGATAAATTCCCGGCCGATGATTTTGCGCTTGGCTTCGGGATCGGTTATGCCCCTGAGCCGGTCGAGAAAGCGCTGGCTGGCATCCACGGCGCGCAGGTTCAGGCCCAGCTTGTCATGAAGGTTCTGCTGCACCTTGGCGAATTCGTTTTTGCGCAGAACGCCGTTGTTGACGAACACGCACGTAAGCCGCTCTCCAATCGCGCGATCGACCAGCGTAGCGGCCACCGCCGAATCCACGCCGCCCGACAGCGCGCAAATTGCCCGCCCCTCGCCCACTTGCTGGCGGATGTTCTCCACCGCCTCCAGAATGAATTGCGCCGGCGTCCAGTTGGGCAGGGCTCCGCAGATGTCAAACACGAAGTTCTTCAGGATCTCGCGGCCGCCTGGCGTGTGATGCACTTCGGGATGAAACTGCACCGCCCACATGCGCCGATCCGCATTTTCCATCGCTGCCAGTGCATTGCTCGATCGCGCAACCTGCTTGAATCCCGGCGGCAACTCCAGCGCCTCGTCACCGTGGGACATCCACACCTGCAACTCCGATGGCAGACCTTTGAACAGCGCGGAGCCCTCCACGACCTTCACTTCGGCATGCCCATATTCGCGCTTGGCCGCGGGACTGACCTTGCCGCCCAGCTTGTGCGTCATGAGCTGAAACCCATAGCAGACGCCGAGCACGGGCTTGCCGAATTTGAGCACGCGGTCGTCCATTGGCGGCGCATCGGCCTCGTAAACCGAACTCGGCCCGCCCGACAGGATGATTCCCACCGGCGCGTAGCTGCAGATTTCTTCCAAACTGGCCGTGCAGGGCAGAACAACAGAAAACACATTCAGCTCGCGGATGCGCCGCGCGATCAGTTGCGTGTACTGCGAGCCGAAGTCGAGGACAACAATGGATTGTGGTGCTTGCACGTTTCAATGTATCAGAAGCCGCCCTCGACCTGCTATTGGCCCTCGGGAAGCGGGGGCGGGGAAATGTTGCCCCCACCCCCGAAATCCGATTCGAACTGCGGCGCGGGAGGCAGCAGCGGCTCCGAGGGCAACACCGCCGGCTCTGGCGCAATTTCCGGCTCCGCTTCCGCCAGCTTCACGTACGCGGCGATGCGCCAGATGTGGAGGAAGTCGGTCATGGCAAAATAAATCAGCGACACGATGACGCTGAACGTCAGCGCTCCCCGCCATTGCCCCTGCGCTGCCGCCCCCACCACCGCCAGCGAGGCCAGCAGAATTGCTCCCAGCAGCACTGATCGCATCAGCCCCAGCGCGGCTGCGATTGTCGTGTATCTTCCCGGATACGAGCGGAACAGTTCCACAGATTCGCGAAAAGACGCAAACCCTCCTCGTCCATCCCGCAGAGCAAAAATCGGCGCGAGCGACAGAAACCAGTTCAGCATCGACCAGATCGATCCCACCACCAGCGCCACCAGAAAAATCAACAGGGTCGGAAGCAACTGCTTCTCGGGAGACGGCGGGATCCATGCCCCAATCAGAATTCCCCCGCCGAAAAAAGCAAGAACGGCAGCCAGCAACACTACGACGCGAAGCGTATTGATCCCCAGCAATCCCAGCCAGTTCGTAGCGCTTTCCTGGAGCAGGGCTTTCAGCGTGGCTGCGCGCCCGATGCTGGCCAACACCACCCAAAGAACCATCAGCACGGGAATGACAGCCGGAATCCACCGCCCCAGCATAGGCCCCAAATCGGCCAATATCTGAGCCAGAACCAGCGCCATCGAGTAAGGTTCAAGACTCTTCAGCACCCTCCACTCCCCATCGCTGATTTTTATTCCCGCCAAAAATGTAAGAGCGGTGTAGAAGATGACTGCCCAGACAACCAGACCGAATCCCCATCGCCAGGCGATTTCGCCCAGCACCAGGCTGGGGGATTCGATGAGTTCCCGAAAGCTGGAGCGCAGTGGAGAGGCGTGTGCCATTCCGCAGATAGCAGTCTACCAGCGGCAGCGGAAAATGCTGCTTCTTCGCGGGAAGTCGTGAAGGGGCTCGGTTTTAACCGAGCCGTACTTGCGTAAGATAGGTCCGGCTTTTGCCGCTGAGGTATTCCCGAGGCTAACGAAAGCCATCGCGAGCGCCGCCAGTCACAGTCTCCGCATACAGGAGCACAAAGCCGTACCGCCAGTTGGCGGAATCCCAGGTTCAGCGTACATTTAGCCAGCCGGGAGGCCAAAGACCAGCATGTCCGCCGCTGCTACCTCTCCCAAATCACCGCGTCAGCTCTACCAGATCGCCAAGCGTCACGGCATGTGGGATCCGGAGCAGATTCCTATCGCTGAAGACCGCCCGCACTGGGAGCGGCTCACGCCGGGTCAGAAAGAACAACTGCTTAAGGTCTGTGCGTTGTTCTACGAGGGCGAGGTGAGCGTGTCGGACACCCTGGCTTGGTTCATCGCCGGCATGCAGGATGCCGATCGCCGCGTTTTTCTCACCACCCAGATGTTCGAGGAGGTCAAGCACGCCGAATTCTTTCACCTTTATTTTCGTGATGTCTTTGGAGAGGTGAACACCGCGGCCTACTTGGTACCTGAGTATCGTGGGGTATTGCTGGACGAGTTGAAAGCGCGTGGCGAGGCCATTGGCCGCGCTCTATTGTCGGGCTCGGAAGAGGAACTGGACAAGGCTATGGTCATCGGCTTCACCCACTACATGGGCATTGTGGAAGGCGGACTCGCCGTCACCGGCTATCAGTACTTCGAAGAAATGTTGGGCTCGCGCGGGATTTTTCCCCGCCTGCTGCAAGGCATCCAATTGATCCGCGCCGACGAAGGCCGCCACCTCGCGCACGGCATGGATTATCTGCGCCAGAAAATCGCCCGGAAACCGGACCTGGCCGCCCTCGTGCGCCATCTCTTCTGGAGTGAGACCCTGAAAATCCCCGCGCGAACCGAAGTCGTATTTCGGCCCAATGATTTCGGCCTCAGCCGCATCAAGATGATGACCTTGGCTTACAGCCACATCAAACAGCGCCAGCACGAATGCGGCGTGGCCTAGAAGTATTCCCGGGCGGGCCGAAATATTCGCCGGGTCATTCTGAGCGACGCCAGGCAAGCGGCGAATCTATGTATTTCTTCGCTGCTGATGGTCATCCCAAGCCCCGGCGGCCGAAGGGCGCTTTCTGCCCCACCACCTGTTCCGTTTCGGCCCTGCCAGCTGAAACATTGCCCCCTCCCCTTCAACCCTTTCCCTTTCCCCTGCCGCTCTGGTTACAATCTTGACGCATCCTAATAAGCACAGGCCCATGATGACGTCCCTTCGCGTGAGCAGTTCGGTTCAGACCTGGGAGGACTGGTTTTGAAGACTGTTTACGTGGTTGGCGCTGGTCCAGCAGGCCTGTTTGCCGCTCAGAAGATAGCTGCGGCAGGTCACCAGGTGGTGATCTTCAATCGCGATATCAAGCCCGGCGGCCTGGCCGAGTACGGAATCTATCCTGTCAAAGACAAGATGAAAGTGGGCTTGCGCAAGCAGTTTGCCAAGGTACTCTCGCTGCCCAACGTTCACTACTTTGGCCATGTCCGGGTTGGCAACGGATACTCGATCACAATCGAAGACCTTCGCGATTTCCAGCCTGCCGCCATGGTGTTCGCCGTCGGCGCGCAGGGCACCAAGGACCTCAACCTTCCCGGCGAAGACTGCCGCCGCGTTTACTCCGCGAAGGATTTCGTCTACCACTACAATCAGTTGCCACCTTTTGCCTCTCAGGATTTCTCTACCGGAAAGCGCATTGCCATCGTGGGCATGGGCAACGTTATGGTGGACATCGCGCGCTGGGTTTTGCAGGACGATCCCGATCGGCTAACCGAGGAGTTGATCGTCGTCGCCCGGCGTGGTCCCTTCGAAGCCAAGTTCGACGAGCGCGAATTCGTGCACATCGAGCAGCACCTCGACCGCCAGGACTTCCAGCAGGAACTCGAGCGCATCCAGCCCTGCCTGGCCGCCGTCGGCCAGGACATCGCCAACGTTGCGGGCAAAACTTTTCCCATCCTGGCCAAGCCGTACGAGCCGGTGCGGCCGCGTCTGAAGTTTCGCTTCTTGTACTCGCCCGTTTCCATTCATGCCGGCGCCTCGGGCTGCATTGATCGCCTGACCGTCCGCGAGAACATCCTGGTCGAGCGCGACGGCAGCCTTTCCGCGAAGGGCACGGACCGGACAGCCGATCTCGACGTCGACACCATGATCTTCGCCATCGGCGACTCCGCCGATCCCAACGTTGGTCTGCCCTATGGGGCCGAAGGCTATGTCACCCGTCCCGGCGCGGCCGACCCCGGGCATCCCCGCTATGAGATCTTCGATCCGCAGTCGCAGAGCGTCGTGGCCGGCACCTTTGCGGTGGGATGGGCGCGCAAGGCCAGCGAGGGCCTGGTCGGTATCGCGCGCCACGACGGTGAAGTGGGCGCTGCCACCGTCTTGCAATATCTGGAGGCAATCAGCGAGACTGCTGCCGCCACTCCGGAGGAAATTTACCGTTACCTCACCCGCAGGGGAATTCCCGCAGTCAGCAAGGAGGATCTGCATTATCTTTCGCTCGCCGAGGAGCGAGAAGCCACTTCCAGAGGCTTGCAGTATTTCAAGTATTCTGGCAATGATTCCATGCTCGCCGCTATCGAAGAAGAAAGGCGCAAAGCCGGATCCGTCGTAACCGGCTGAGACCTGCTGATGAAAGCCACTTTCGCGCCACAACATCTTCTCTGCCTGATTGATTTGAGCTCCGCCTCCCCCGTGGTTCTGAGCTGGGCTCGGCTGGTGGCGAATCATTTCCATCCCGATCTCGAGATCGTTCACGCGGATTGGCCCGGCGAGATCAAGCTGTCCAAGGCAGAAGAAGAGGCCAGCTGGG is from Terriglobales bacterium and encodes:
- a CDS encoding family 2A encapsulin nanocompartment cargo protein cysteine desulfurase; its protein translation is MNTSNGDKGAPAASGNVNWPSEWKQAESLAGLPDPAQLARMASEFFTALPGVEPAIPSGSWGQWLPRSPFSTTLPTYSQKPVSEGQIGSPIPGQVQPDARSSSSAAAAVPPMPAPVPQSAGGAAPLAGPAPDPAPDLASVPAFGFLQDARPLFAEAPVENQSTIETPASGPTSLPGEAGFGAVPWSLDDEILKGQLAEIPQPPSPTIPGALGAVDSSAYPTFSFMEEARPLFSSPPSMPGPVPASEPPSEADVGAFAQKITPQEMDWAPDRWAPQAPGTVTHTPDLRAPATYGFLDQLRPLASVDTVPVLEPMAAEAPQIPGVSLSSQSFDAAALRRDFPILEERVNGRPLVWLDNAATTQKPQSVIERLNFFYRHENSNVHRAAHELAARATDAYESAREKIRRFLNASAVREIIFVRGTTEGINLVAQSWGRRYVQKDDEIVITWLEHHANIVPWQMLCSEKGARLRVAPVDDSGQVILEEYEKLLGPKTRLVSVAQVSNALGTITPVKAMIDSAHRHGAKVLVDGAQAVSHMPVDVQALNCDFYVLSGHKMFAPTGIGVVFGKSEVLDTTPPWQGGGSMIQDVTFEKTVYHMPPQRFEAGTGSIADAVGLGAAVDYLERVGMANVSRSEHELLIYATDLLERIPGLRIIGRAKEKAGVLSFVLDGFRTEEVGDFLNRRGIAVRAGHHCAQPIHRRFGLESTIRVSFALYNTCEDVDALVAALWDLRQGRNPGLV
- a CDS encoding family 2A encapsulin nanocompartment shell protein encodes the protein MPETATRLSLGEQAAFQLANVTKTPPQYGAITPRWLVRLLDWKPLEAGIFRLNRVAEDKAVEVTCGHVDESALATTYVDYQEKPREYTLSSINAVLNVHTRISDIYNTPYDQVREQLRLLIENVKEKQESELINNADYGFLNNTPDAQKISTRKGAPTPDDLDELLTKVWKEPSFFLAHPRAIAAFGRECTRRGVPPPTVTLFGNPFLTWRGVPLVPTDKLNIRARDGKTKILLLRVGERKQGVIGLFQPGLQGEQSPGLSVRFMGISPKSIASYLISLYCSAAVLTDDAIALLDNVEVGHYHEYK
- a CDS encoding rhodanese-like domain-containing protein; the encoded protein is MVPEIEAEELKHRLDAGEKLYLLDVRDEYEYEISNIGGHLIPLPELPKRLHELDARREIVVLCKMGPRGAKAVLILRQAGFKRVRNLSGGIHAWADRVDRKVRKY
- a CDS encoding WG repeat-containing protein codes for the protein MRDGQGKLFIAQEYVSELEFDSHGLAQVFRNGGEPRHGWMYVDRKGRVIVQGVPIIDNWADEFSEGLVRTVINEKYGFADRQGRIVVAPRYDWAAPFEKGHAEVCIGCREVCVKPDNMGADSDGDCEHHTVTGGEWFKINKLGRVVARVRR
- a CDS encoding alpha/beta hydrolase — translated: MHVQVICSLHHFGHFHDKEILKMTSTRTKPSIVFCHGLWADGSCFSKLIPTLQKEGFEVIASQHGLDSHAGDVDCVKRTLGRVGSPAILVGHSYGGSVITAAGADPRVAALVYIAAFAPDANETSQSLQEKFPATDIFSHIEVADGRVWLKSDGVPSFAGDLSEEEQKLIWATQGAPVADLFQQKVEGTAWRSKPSWYIVATKDRTIQPELERFVAKRMGATTFETDSSHVPMLSQPDFVLDVIRKAATAVQKKKAA
- the guaA gene encoding glutamine-hydrolyzing GMP synthase, whose amino-acid sequence is MQAPQSIVVLDFGSQYTQLIARRIRELNVFSVVLPCTASLEEICSYAPVGIILSGGPSSVYEADAPPMDDRVLKFGKPVLGVCYGFQLMTHKLGGKVSPAAKREYGHAEVKVVEGSALFKGLPSELQVWMSHGDEALELPPGFKQVARSSNALAAMENADRRMWAVQFHPEVHHTPGGREILKNFVFDICGALPNWTPAQFILEAVENIRQQVGEGRAICALSGGVDSAVAATLVDRAIGERLTCVFVNNGVLRKNEFAKVQQNLHDKLGLNLRAVDASQRFLDRLRGITDPEAKRKIIGREFIQVFDDQAQQIEKEQGHVEWLVQGTLYPDVIESRSVRGPSQTIKSHHNVGGLPEKMQLKLIEPLKDLFKDEVRRIGRDLGMPEEILQRQPFPGPGLAVRILGEVTPERIAILQEADDIVVTEIKRAGLYSQIWQSFAVLLPVMSVGVMGDLRTYAYTCAIRAVHSEDGMTADWVPLPYEVLKIISTRLVNEVKGINRVVYDVTSKPPGTIEWE
- a CDS encoding ribonucleotide-diphosphate reductase subunit beta codes for the protein MSAAATSPKSPRQLYQIAKRHGMWDPEQIPIAEDRPHWERLTPGQKEQLLKVCALFYEGEVSVSDTLAWFIAGMQDADRRVFLTTQMFEEVKHAEFFHLYFRDVFGEVNTAAYLVPEYRGVLLDELKARGEAIGRALLSGSEEELDKAMVIGFTHYMGIVEGGLAVTGYQYFEEMLGSRGIFPRLLQGIQLIRADEGRHLAHGMDYLRQKIARKPDLAALVRHLFWSETLKIPARTEVVFRPNDFGLSRIKMMTLAYSHIKQRQHECGVA
- a CDS encoding FAD-dependent oxidoreductase encodes the protein MKTVYVVGAGPAGLFAAQKIAAAGHQVVIFNRDIKPGGLAEYGIYPVKDKMKVGLRKQFAKVLSLPNVHYFGHVRVGNGYSITIEDLRDFQPAAMVFAVGAQGTKDLNLPGEDCRRVYSAKDFVYHYNQLPPFASQDFSTGKRIAIVGMGNVMVDIARWVLQDDPDRLTEELIVVARRGPFEAKFDEREFVHIEQHLDRQDFQQELERIQPCLAAVGQDIANVAGKTFPILAKPYEPVRPRLKFRFLYSPVSIHAGASGCIDRLTVRENILVERDGSLSAKGTDRTADLDVDTMIFAIGDSADPNVGLPYGAEGYVTRPGAADPGHPRYEIFDPQSQSVVAGTFAVGWARKASEGLVGIARHDGEVGAATVLQYLEAISETAAATPEEIYRYLTRRGIPAVSKEDLHYLSLAEEREATSRGLQYFKYSGNDSMLAAIEEERRKAGSVVTG